The Rubinisphaera margarita genome includes a region encoding these proteins:
- a CDS encoding efflux RND transporter periplasmic adaptor subunit gives MSTCPLRSRFGLITVLLLVGLLVVSSTRAEEIVAESTFLSVIRSAEIPARDLGVIESLKVREGQSVEAGQLVAELNQAEAELDLEKTATQLEIARREARNQIREALAKKTTEVARVELERAEEANRKYPDTVSQTEVARLRLLAEKAALEGKQAVHEQEVLDLNATLAGIEHEIATTALKRRSILSPLKGIVERIDRQPGEWVQPGTTLVKVIDLSTLRAEAVLPAKYRHHQLLDAPVSIAVPGNGDNASPLQVEGSITYVHPQFDPIDGSFRVWATLDNAEHLLRPGESVTMVIHIEEPSGSRTSK, from the coding sequence GTGTCGACTTGTCCGCTCAGAAGTAGATTCGGGCTGATCACTGTTCTGCTGCTGGTCGGCCTCCTCGTGGTCTCGTCCACGAGAGCCGAGGAGATTGTCGCAGAGTCGACATTCCTGTCCGTCATTCGCTCAGCCGAGATTCCTGCGCGGGATCTCGGCGTGATTGAGTCCCTCAAGGTCCGGGAAGGGCAGTCTGTCGAAGCCGGACAACTCGTGGCCGAACTGAATCAGGCCGAAGCGGAGCTTGATCTGGAGAAGACGGCGACTCAACTCGAGATCGCCCGGCGGGAAGCCCGCAATCAGATTCGCGAAGCCCTGGCGAAGAAGACGACAGAGGTCGCCCGAGTCGAACTCGAACGGGCCGAAGAGGCGAACCGGAAGTATCCGGACACGGTGTCACAGACCGAGGTCGCCCGACTTCGACTGCTTGCTGAGAAAGCCGCCCTCGAAGGCAAACAGGCCGTGCACGAACAGGAGGTTCTCGACCTCAACGCGACGCTGGCCGGAATTGAACACGAGATCGCCACGACCGCGCTCAAACGCCGCTCGATTCTGTCTCCACTGAAGGGCATCGTCGAACGGATCGACCGGCAGCCCGGCGAATGGGTGCAACCCGGCACAACGCTCGTGAAGGTGATTGATCTTTCTACTCTCCGAGCCGAAGCGGTCCTGCCGGCGAAGTACCGACATCATCAACTGCTCGATGCTCCGGTCTCCATCGCTGTTCCGGGAAACGGCGACAACGCCTCACCGCTGCAGGTCGAAGGTTCGATCACGTACGTGCATCCGCAGTTCGACCCGATCGATGGTTCGTTTCGAGTCTGGGCCACGCTGGATAATGCCGAACATCTGCTGCGTCCCGGAGAATCGGTCACGATGGTGATTCACATCGAAGAGCCTTCCGGCTCGCGGACATCGAAGTGA
- a CDS encoding hydantoinase/oxoprolinase family protein: MSRIDNIIGIDLGGANIKFADAYREAFSLPFPLWTAWKDVSNAIQQELTRFRPARLIVLTMTGELADCFASQSEGVEYLTDAVVAAAGDLPVFVWQTSREFAEPEMAKEYPRLTAAANWMALATWTARVLAPETCGLLIDIGSTTTDLIPLQNGVAIPTGLTDFERLHSGELVYTGGLRTPVCAVAQSVTVDGNVIGLAAELFATMHDVALLLGDIPEDPAESFTADGRPAMIVCARQRLARMLCSDADSQPETFWLEIARQLRERQLEQISVSLQRVLDSLPASPRSVVISGSCEFLVREVIRREPRLQDVELVSVSQALGPQLSTAACAYALTQLAIEQRI; the protein is encoded by the coding sequence GTGAGCCGAATCGACAATATCATCGGCATCGATCTCGGCGGAGCGAACATCAAATTTGCCGATGCGTACCGCGAAGCCTTCTCGCTTCCATTTCCGCTCTGGACGGCCTGGAAGGACGTCTCGAATGCCATTCAACAGGAGTTGACACGGTTTCGGCCCGCGCGGTTGATCGTGCTGACCATGACCGGCGAACTGGCGGACTGCTTTGCTTCGCAGTCCGAAGGCGTGGAGTATCTGACCGATGCCGTCGTCGCCGCGGCGGGCGATCTCCCTGTTTTCGTCTGGCAGACGTCGCGGGAGTTCGCGGAGCCGGAAATGGCGAAAGAGTATCCGCGTCTCACGGCTGCGGCGAACTGGATGGCCCTCGCCACCTGGACCGCACGCGTCCTCGCTCCGGAGACCTGCGGTCTGTTGATCGACATCGGCTCGACGACGACGGACCTTATCCCGCTGCAGAACGGGGTCGCGATTCCGACGGGACTGACCGACTTCGAACGGCTGCACTCGGGAGAGCTGGTCTACACGGGAGGATTGAGGACTCCCGTCTGTGCCGTTGCGCAAAGCGTGACCGTCGACGGCAATGTGATCGGTCTGGCGGCGGAACTATTCGCGACGATGCATGATGTCGCCCTGCTGCTGGGAGACATTCCCGAAGATCCTGCGGAGTCTTTCACGGCTGACGGTCGTCCGGCGATGATCGTCTGTGCCCGACAGCGGCTGGCCCGAATGCTCTGCTCCGATGCCGATTCTCAACCAGAAACCTTCTGGCTGGAGATCGCTCGCCAGCTGCGTGAGCGGCAACTCGAACAGATCTCCGTTTCACTTCAACGGGTGCTCGATTCACTCCCCGCATCGCCCCGATCGGTCGTAATTTCAGGCAGCTGCGAGTTTCTGGTCCGTGAGGTGATTCGCCGCGAGCCTCGTTTGCAGGACGTTGAACTCGTCTCCGTCTCCCAGGCTCTCGGTCCTCAGCTGTCGACCGCGGCCTGCGCGTACGCGTTGACACAACTGGCGATCGAGCAGCGAATCTGA
- a CDS encoding peptidoglycan recognition protein family protein, whose translation MERSVRQDAASAKESTTSSPWTLKIEPRGWKYVVIHHSATEAGSVEAIHRVHSQRRDNEGKPWRGIGYHFVIGNGHGMLDGEVAPTFRWHEQIEGAHAGHPLFNEFGIGICLIGNFEETPPTPAQLRGLERLLKFLQQEFRISRDRVAGHGQIKSTECPGTHFPLEKYSRYRDSGKNEPHAPQP comes from the coding sequence TTGGAACGATCGGTACGGCAGGACGCCGCCTCTGCGAAGGAATCGACCACGTCTTCTCCCTGGACGCTCAAGATTGAGCCGCGAGGCTGGAAGTACGTCGTGATTCATCACTCGGCCACCGAGGCCGGGAGCGTGGAGGCAATTCACCGTGTTCATTCGCAACGGCGCGACAATGAGGGGAAGCCGTGGCGGGGAATCGGGTACCACTTTGTGATCGGCAACGGACACGGGATGCTGGACGGCGAAGTCGCGCCGACCTTTCGCTGGCATGAGCAAATTGAGGGGGCTCATGCCGGTCATCCGCTGTTCAATGAGTTTGGAATTGGCATCTGTCTGATTGGAAACTTCGAGGAAACGCCCCCGACTCCGGCTCAACTCCGGGGTCTGGAACGGCTTCTCAAGTTCCTTCAGCAGGAGTTTAGGATCTCCCGCGACCGGGTCGCCGGACATGGGCAGATCAAATCGACCGAATGTCCTGGAACGCACTTTCCGCTGGAAAAGTACTCGCGGTATCGCGACTCCGGGAAGAATGAGCCGCACGCGCCGCAGCCGTAA
- a CDS encoding Nramp family divalent metal transporter, with amino-acid sequence MQRLLGKLKIIGPGILVAATGVGAGDLATGALTGSILGTVVLWAVLVGALFKFALNEGLTRWQLATGTTLLEGCIRHFGWLFLIGFLFYLLLWSFFVASALMSACGVVMHAIWPVFGSPESDKFYWGILHSLLAVGLIWTGGYRTFERVMLVCIGLMFVTVTATAIIVRPDLSAMLNGMFVPTIPDFNGAGLTWTIALIGGVGGTLTILCYGYWIREVGRCSLDDLPNCRIDIAAGYLMTAIFGMAMVVIGSRIQLDEGSPARTIVLLADELRTSLGSFGPAAMWIFLIGAWGAVASSLLGVWQSVPYLFADVYESLTARIGKRERRAVSTSSRPYRIYLLGLALLPMLALTNDFKTLQKLYAVFGALVIPLLAIILLILGNWSKAIGSHCRNPLWSNIVLTLALLFFCAAGYLAFIPPKMQPNKASFDSTVNELNIAECVDCPSPSP; translated from the coding sequence ATGCAGCGACTGCTGGGGAAACTGAAAATCATCGGCCCCGGCATTCTCGTCGCCGCCACAGGTGTCGGTGCGGGCGACCTGGCGACGGGGGCGCTCACCGGGAGCATTCTCGGCACGGTCGTCCTCTGGGCCGTGCTTGTTGGAGCCCTCTTCAAATTCGCACTGAATGAAGGACTCACCCGCTGGCAGCTGGCGACCGGAACGACGCTGCTCGAAGGCTGCATTCGCCACTTCGGCTGGCTCTTTCTGATCGGCTTCCTGTTCTATCTGCTGCTCTGGTCGTTCTTCGTGGCGTCCGCTCTGATGAGTGCCTGCGGCGTGGTCATGCATGCCATCTGGCCCGTCTTCGGCAGTCCGGAAAGCGACAAGTTCTACTGGGGCATTCTGCACAGTCTGCTCGCGGTGGGCCTGATCTGGACCGGCGGCTACCGGACTTTTGAACGAGTCATGCTCGTTTGCATTGGCCTGATGTTCGTCACCGTGACCGCGACCGCCATCATTGTGCGACCCGATCTGAGCGCGATGCTCAACGGCATGTTCGTTCCCACAATCCCCGACTTCAACGGCGCCGGACTGACGTGGACGATTGCCCTGATTGGTGGCGTCGGTGGGACGCTGACGATTCTCTGCTATGGCTACTGGATTCGCGAGGTCGGCCGATGCTCACTCGATGATTTGCCCAACTGCCGGATCGATATCGCCGCGGGGTATCTGATGACCGCCATCTTTGGTATGGCGATGGTCGTCATTGGGTCGCGAATTCAACTTGATGAAGGCTCGCCAGCCCGGACGATTGTGCTCCTGGCCGATGAACTCCGAACGAGCCTCGGCAGCTTTGGCCCGGCTGCGATGTGGATCTTTTTGATCGGAGCCTGGGGGGCAGTCGCCAGCAGTCTGCTTGGCGTCTGGCAAAGCGTGCCGTATCTGTTTGCTGATGTGTACGAGTCGCTGACGGCTCGAATTGGAAAGCGCGAACGACGAGCCGTCTCCACCAGCTCCCGTCCCTATCGAATCTATCTCCTGGGCCTGGCGCTGTTGCCAATGCTGGCGCTGACCAACGACTTCAAGACCTTGCAGAAACTCTACGCCGTCTTCGGAGCGCTCGTCATTCCGCTGCTGGCGATCATCCTGCTGATTCTCGGGAACTGGTCCAAAGCGATCGGCAGCCACTGTCGCAATCCGCTGTGGAGCAACATCGTGCTCACGCTCGCCCTGCTGTTCTTCTGCGCGGCCGGCTATCTCGCCTTCATCCCGCCGAAGATGCAGCCGAACAAAGCCAGTTTCGATTCGACGGTCAACGAGCTGAACATCGCAGAATGCGTCGATTGCCCCTCACCCTCACCGTAA
- a CDS encoding class I SAM-dependent rRNA methyltransferase, which yields MAPQRKRYPTRSKPAPRGPLAAEHVSPLPLDVDPAEMLPAVEVRSPVRHPILYRKRLGKFDPQARPGDLVRLQLEDASHFGYGLFNSRAEATVRVLNRTEELPTRAWWERILRQACELRQERFRLDEVANTYRVVHAEADLLPGIVIDRYDNILSAECFSLGMFRRAGEILEILQSLLGTEHWQIVTAPASLDTEGFDEPRQASPDCPDTTVVQEFGTRFRVNFLQGHKTGFFCDQRDNRKRLAEFCGGKSVLDLCCYTGGFSMQAGVLGNAADVTGVDLDEEAIAIAKANANLNQQKIRFTHADVFPYMRDMLRNEKRYEVVILDPPKLISRRDEFDEGRKKYFDLNRLACQLVKPGGLLLTCSCSGLMPPEEFSKTIAASIPSDRSGQFLYKWGAAGDHPVATHCPETEYLKAYLVQINER from the coding sequence ATGGCTCCTCAGCGGAAGCGCTATCCTACTCGCAGCAAGCCGGCTCCCCGCGGTCCTCTAGCCGCCGAACACGTCTCGCCGCTGCCACTCGATGTCGATCCAGCCGAAATGCTGCCGGCCGTCGAAGTTCGATCGCCAGTGCGGCATCCGATTCTCTACCGCAAGCGGCTCGGCAAGTTCGATCCGCAGGCCCGACCCGGCGATCTGGTCCGGTTGCAGCTTGAAGACGCTTCCCACTTCGGCTACGGCCTGTTCAACTCGCGGGCGGAAGCGACAGTCCGTGTGCTCAACCGCACTGAAGAACTGCCGACTCGCGCCTGGTGGGAGCGAATTCTTCGTCAGGCCTGCGAACTGCGGCAGGAACGATTTCGGCTCGATGAGGTCGCTAACACCTATCGTGTCGTCCATGCGGAAGCCGACCTGCTGCCGGGGATCGTGATCGACCGGTACGACAATATTCTGAGCGCGGAATGTTTCTCTCTCGGCATGTTCCGTCGTGCGGGAGAGATCCTTGAGATTCTTCAGTCGCTGCTGGGCACGGAGCACTGGCAGATTGTGACCGCGCCGGCCTCGCTCGATACGGAAGGTTTCGACGAGCCGCGACAGGCTTCGCCGGACTGCCCCGATACCACGGTCGTGCAGGAATTCGGTACCCGCTTCCGCGTCAACTTTCTGCAGGGGCATAAGACGGGCTTCTTCTGCGATCAGCGGGATAATCGGAAGAGACTGGCCGAGTTCTGCGGCGGGAAGTCCGTTCTGGATCTTTGCTGCTACACCGGCGGCTTCTCGATGCAGGCGGGAGTTCTGGGAAATGCGGCCGATGTAACCGGAGTGGACCTCGATGAAGAAGCCATCGCCATCGCCAAAGCCAACGCGAATCTGAACCAGCAGAAGATCCGCTTCACCCACGCCGACGTCTTTCCGTATATGCGAGACATGCTGCGGAATGAGAAGCGGTACGAAGTCGTCATTCTCGATCCGCCCAAGCTGATTTCCCGTCGAGACGAATTCGACGAAGGCCGCAAGAAGTATTTCGATTTGAACCGGCTGGCCTGTCAGCTGGTCAAGCCGGGCGGACTGCTGTTGACCTGCAGTTGTTCCGGGCTGATGCCTCCTGAGGAATTCTCCAAAACGATCGCCGCTTCGATTCCCAGTGACCGCAGTGGACAGTTTCTGTATAAATGGGGAGCGGCGGGTGATCATCCGGTCGCGACGCATTGTCCGGAGACGGAGTATCTGAAGGCCTATCTCGTCCAGATCAACGAGCGTTGA
- a CDS encoding HAD family hydrolase, whose product MTTEIRAVVFDLDGLMFNTEMIFNQTGTELLRRRGIMDVQPVIDRMMGRRAHEAFTEMITFCKLDETVADLQKESNEIFHQLLFEQIEPMPGLFELLDRIDSLSLPKAVATSSGRSYLQEVLGHFDLLDRFPVTFTSEDVTHGKPHPEIYLTASKHLGHEPPKVLVLEDSSNGTKAAAAAGAHIVSVPHQFSAGQDFSQARYIATSLIDPYILGLLDAAEQAST is encoded by the coding sequence ATGACAACTGAAATCCGGGCCGTCGTGTTCGACCTCGATGGCCTGATGTTCAATACCGAGATGATCTTCAACCAGACCGGCACCGAGCTGCTGCGTCGGCGGGGAATCATGGATGTCCAGCCGGTAATCGACCGGATGATGGGCCGCCGCGCCCACGAAGCGTTCACGGAGATGATCACCTTCTGTAAGCTCGATGAAACAGTCGCCGATCTGCAGAAGGAGTCGAACGAGATCTTCCACCAGCTGCTGTTCGAACAGATCGAACCGATGCCGGGACTGTTTGAGCTGCTCGACCGGATTGATTCGTTGAGCCTTCCCAAAGCGGTCGCGACGTCATCCGGTCGCAGTTATTTGCAGGAAGTCCTCGGTCATTTTGACCTGCTTGATCGCTTCCCGGTCACGTTCACCTCGGAAGACGTGACGCACGGCAAGCCGCATCCGGAGATTTATCTCACCGCTTCGAAACACTTGGGACACGAACCGCCGAAAGTGCTCGTGCTGGAAGACAGTAGCAATGGCACGAAGGCCGCAGCGGCTGCCGGGGCTCATATCGTTTCGGTGCCCCATCAATTCAGTGCCGGACAGGATTTCTCCCAGGCCCGGTATATCGCGACTTCACTGATTGATCCCTACATCCTCGGATTGCTGGATGCAGCCGAACAGGCCAGCACCTGA
- the ligD gene encoding DNA ligase D: MSQSSAIAMTLEKYRQKRKFDRTPEPEGEQGSRSGASFVVQMHRARRLHYDFRLEIDGTLKSWAVPKGPSLDPSERRLAVHVEDHPLSYADFEGIIPQGNYGAGTVIIWDRGEWEADSDLTADYRKGKLKFRLHGEKLQGGWTLVRMRSKGESADNWLLIKEKDEEARSLDEYDVTTESTESVQSGRTLDEVQAGTKPRTSARKSKRTQKSAPSTPGESVPEKVDPQLATLSPNAPEGDDWFHEIKFDGYRLLAFLNRGGVRLLTRNQNDWTARFPELAESIAKLDAESAVLDGEVVAVDKNGVSSFQQLQNAFRRKATGKLVYQAFDVLFLNGSDLRKNPLEARKKVLADLMTSADAARLQYSDHQIGSGPAFFKECCKLGLEGIISKRRDRPYRSGRGTDWLKTKCLFREEFVIGGFTPPSGSRQGLGALLLGYYSPDGELIYAGRVGTGFSDAVLRDLTKRLTARKIKANPFATKPEGTDRQTTWVRPDVVAQVEFSNWTGDNRLRHPSFQGLREDKPATSIVRQQNGNGPPTEKKTVKKSPTPKSTPAAEMSLFEEQLGELADVRITSPNKILFKDPGITKLDLICYYVDIADWILPHLIDRPLSLVRCPSGASGKCFFQKHAAAGTPDELKRIPIQEKDGVEDYLMVNDLQGLAAVVQMGVLEMHPWGSRADRLEQPDRVIFDLDPDEAVSWPRVVEAALELRTFLEELELTSFVKTTGGKGLHVVVPMTRRQDWDEVKTFSQRVAEEMVSASPDAYTATMSKKARTGKIYIDYQRNGRGATAIAAYSTRARAGAPVATPLTWDELPDIESSQAFTISNIRERLRSLNEDPWAELDTIRQSITKPIRKRLRLS, from the coding sequence ATGTCACAGTCGTCCGCAATTGCCATGACACTCGAAAAGTACCGACAGAAGCGAAAGTTCGACCGCACGCCGGAACCTGAGGGGGAACAAGGTTCTCGATCGGGGGCGAGTTTTGTCGTCCAGATGCACCGGGCGAGACGGCTGCATTACGACTTTCGTCTCGAGATCGACGGCACCCTGAAGAGCTGGGCCGTGCCGAAGGGGCCGAGTCTTGATCCTTCAGAGCGGCGGCTCGCCGTCCATGTGGAGGACCACCCCCTTTCTTACGCCGATTTCGAAGGCATTATTCCGCAAGGCAACTACGGAGCCGGCACGGTCATCATCTGGGATCGGGGCGAGTGGGAAGCCGATTCCGATCTGACTGCCGACTACCGGAAGGGAAAATTGAAGTTCCGTCTGCACGGCGAGAAACTGCAGGGAGGCTGGACGCTGGTCCGGATGAGAAGCAAAGGGGAATCGGCCGACAACTGGCTGCTCATCAAGGAGAAGGACGAGGAGGCCCGTTCCCTGGACGAGTATGACGTTACGACCGAGTCAACCGAGAGTGTGCAGTCCGGACGAACGCTCGACGAAGTGCAGGCCGGGACGAAACCCCGGACTTCGGCCCGCAAGAGCAAACGCACCCAGAAGAGCGCCCCTTCAACGCCGGGAGAGTCCGTCCCGGAGAAGGTCGATCCGCAACTGGCGACATTGAGTCCGAACGCTCCGGAAGGGGACGACTGGTTCCACGAGATCAAGTTCGACGGATATCGCCTGCTCGCATTCCTCAACCGGGGTGGAGTGCGACTGCTGACCCGCAATCAGAATGACTGGACGGCCCGTTTCCCCGAATTGGCCGAGTCGATCGCGAAGCTCGATGCCGAGTCGGCTGTGCTCGATGGTGAAGTGGTCGCCGTCGATAAGAACGGAGTCAGCAGTTTTCAGCAGCTGCAGAACGCCTTTCGACGCAAAGCGACCGGCAAGCTGGTCTATCAGGCGTTTGATGTCCTCTTCCTCAACGGCAGCGACCTGCGGAAGAATCCGCTGGAAGCCCGCAAGAAGGTTCTGGCCGATCTGATGACGTCGGCTGACGCAGCCCGGTTGCAGTACTCCGACCACCAGATCGGCTCCGGTCCGGCGTTCTTCAAAGAGTGCTGCAAACTCGGACTGGAAGGTATCATCTCGAAACGACGCGATCGACCGTATCGTTCCGGACGCGGGACTGACTGGCTGAAGACGAAATGTCTGTTTCGCGAAGAGTTCGTCATCGGCGGTTTCACGCCCCCGTCGGGATCGCGACAGGGACTCGGCGCTCTGCTGCTCGGTTACTATTCGCCGGATGGCGAGTTGATCTACGCCGGTCGAGTCGGCACCGGTTTCAGCGACGCCGTGCTTCGCGACCTGACGAAACGGCTGACCGCGCGGAAGATCAAAGCAAATCCATTCGCGACGAAGCCGGAGGGGACCGATCGTCAAACCACGTGGGTGCGGCCTGATGTCGTGGCTCAGGTCGAGTTCTCCAACTGGACTGGCGACAATCGTCTGCGGCATCCCTCGTTTCAGGGGCTGCGGGAAGACAAACCGGCTACATCGATTGTTCGTCAGCAGAATGGCAATGGGCCTCCGACGGAGAAAAAGACCGTGAAGAAGTCCCCCACTCCGAAATCGACCCCGGCTGCGGAGATGTCGCTCTTCGAAGAGCAGCTCGGAGAACTGGCCGACGTTCGCATCACCAGCCCGAACAAGATTCTGTTCAAGGACCCCGGTATCACCAAGCTGGATCTGATCTGCTATTACGTCGATATCGCCGACTGGATTCTGCCGCATCTCATCGATCGTCCGCTCAGTCTGGTGCGCTGTCCTTCCGGAGCAAGCGGAAAATGCTTCTTCCAGAAACATGCCGCAGCGGGAACGCCCGATGAACTCAAGCGGATTCCGATCCAGGAGAAAGACGGGGTCGAAGACTATCTGATGGTCAACGATTTGCAGGGCCTGGCGGCGGTTGTGCAGATGGGCGTGCTCGAAATGCATCCCTGGGGGTCACGAGCCGACCGACTCGAACAGCCCGACCGCGTGATTTTCGATCTCGATCCCGATGAAGCGGTCAGCTGGCCCCGCGTGGTCGAAGCGGCGCTGGAGTTGAGGACGTTCCTTGAAGAACTTGAGTTGACCAGCTTCGTAAAGACGACCGGCGGCAAAGGGCTGCATGTCGTCGTGCCGATGACTCGCCGTCAGGACTGGGACGAAGTGAAGACCTTCAGCCAGCGAGTCGCCGAGGAAATGGTGTCCGCTTCCCCCGATGCCTATACCGCCACGATGTCGAAGAAGGCAAGGACCGGGAAGATCTATATCGACTATCAACGGAACGGCCGTGGAGCAACCGCCATCGCAGCCTACTCCACCCGCGCGCGAGCCGGGGCTCCCGTCGCAACCCCGCTGACATGGGACGAACTTCCCGACATCGAAAGCTCGCAGGCTTTCACCATCAGCAACATTCGCGAACGGTTGCGATCGCTCAACGAAGACCCCTGGGCGGAACTGGACACAATCCGGCAGTCGATCACGAAACCGATTCGCAAGCGGCTGCGGTTGTCGTAG
- a CDS encoding tetratricopeptide repeat protein yields the protein MDTALEKDRSNETTFHHLSGESVALTGRLRSLSRPEAAELIRQHGGRHHPHVVRNTTMLVVGDDRLPLRSNGKPTVNLRRAVQLQRLGAALVILSEDEFLQRIELVTPMEATRGAHPLGEAARLAGVQRDQLRSWVKAGLVKPSRSAGSLHYFNFRQVAAIKRLQELLQAGVSARRLQHSLKQLQSWLPQTRETLPQLDQFGSLLAFRRDDGRLADVAGQLLMDYETESEASAPISVAWPSSEPKAEDPETLFQHAVELELQGRLAEAAECYRQHLRQCGPDAAVCFNLANTLQELDQYGAAIERYRQAVELEPDFVEAWNNMGDALAELEQFDDALTAWKTALQWNPHSLDALYNLAETLESLDRCEEARPYWKQYVRLDPQSEWSEYAKRCLGESSA from the coding sequence ATGGATACGGCATTGGAGAAAGACCGTTCGAACGAGACAACGTTCCATCATTTGAGCGGCGAGTCCGTCGCCCTCACGGGACGGCTCCGTTCACTCTCTCGTCCGGAAGCCGCCGAACTGATTCGACAGCACGGCGGGCGCCATCATCCGCATGTCGTCCGCAACACCACAATGCTCGTTGTCGGCGATGACCGTCTGCCGTTGCGATCCAACGGGAAGCCAACCGTGAACCTTCGCCGCGCGGTTCAACTGCAGCGACTCGGAGCGGCGCTGGTGATCCTCTCGGAAGACGAGTTTCTGCAGCGAATCGAACTCGTCACACCGATGGAGGCGACTCGCGGAGCACATCCGCTCGGCGAGGCAGCTCGGCTGGCCGGCGTTCAGCGAGATCAACTCCGCAGCTGGGTCAAAGCGGGTCTCGTGAAGCCGTCGCGGTCCGCGGGGTCACTTCACTACTTCAATTTCCGACAGGTGGCCGCCATCAAAAGGCTGCAGGAGTTGCTGCAGGCCGGAGTCAGCGCCCGTCGACTGCAGCACAGTCTGAAGCAGTTGCAGAGCTGGTTGCCACAGACACGGGAAACGCTGCCTCAACTCGATCAGTTCGGGAGCCTCCTCGCATTCCGTCGCGACGATGGGCGGCTCGCTGATGTCGCCGGGCAACTACTGATGGACTACGAAACCGAAAGCGAAGCCTCCGCTCCGATCTCGGTCGCCTGGCCATCTTCGGAGCCGAAGGCCGAGGATCCAGAAACGCTGTTTCAGCACGCGGTCGAGCTGGAGCTGCAGGGACGTCTCGCCGAAGCCGCCGAGTGCTATCGCCAGCACCTTCGACAATGCGGCCCCGACGCGGCGGTCTGTTTCAACCTGGCCAACACCTTGCAGGAACTCGACCAGTACGGAGCGGCCATTGAACGCTATCGTCAGGCCGTCGAACTCGAACCCGATTTTGTCGAAGCCTGGAACAATATGGGCGACGCTCTGGCCGAACTCGAACAGTTCGACGATGCCCTGACCGCGTGGAAGACTGCACTGCAGTGGAATCCGCACAGTCTGGATGCCCTTTACAACCTTGCCGAGACGCTCGAATCTCTCGACCGCTGCGAAGAGGCTCGCCCGTACTGGAAACAATACGTTCGCCTTGATCCCCAGAGCGAATGGTCAGAGTACGCGAAGCGATGCCTTGGGGAATCGTCTGCTTAG
- the ku gene encoding non-homologous end joining protein Ku: MAPRSSWKGYLKISLVSLPVKAYTGSSSGGSPISLNQLHEKCHSRIRYRKVCPIHGEVPNDEIVSGYEYSKDQYVVIDTDELEKLRSETDHSVNVDSFVPSDSIDPALLTGKTYYLLPDGPVGQKPYQLIQDAMSGGNLHAIATVVLSKREQIVRIRPREGLLAMDVLEYKTQVKDPTSFQDELVETTLSAQEKKLTKQLIDALAKKKFDPSEYKDLYTERLTQLIEARVQGEELVTAPAEEEPQVINLMEALKQSVKDAGGKTAKPSRRRAASSKSTRASSSRKSTKKKSG, from the coding sequence ATGGCTCCCCGATCTTCGTGGAAGGGTTACCTGAAAATCAGTCTCGTCTCGTTGCCTGTGAAGGCTTACACGGGGTCATCGAGTGGTGGCTCACCGATCAGCCTGAATCAATTGCACGAGAAATGTCACAGCAGAATTCGCTATCGGAAAGTTTGTCCGATTCACGGCGAAGTCCCCAACGACGAGATTGTTTCGGGCTACGAATACAGCAAAGATCAGTACGTTGTCATCGATACCGACGAACTCGAGAAGCTGCGATCTGAGACCGATCACTCCGTGAACGTCGACTCCTTCGTGCCGTCCGATTCGATCGACCCGGCACTGCTCACGGGCAAAACGTACTATCTGCTTCCCGACGGTCCCGTGGGGCAAAAGCCGTATCAGCTCATTCAGGATGCGATGTCCGGCGGCAACCTGCACGCGATCGCCACTGTCGTGCTCTCCAAGCGGGAACAGATCGTTCGCATCCGCCCCCGCGAAGGCCTGCTGGCCATGGATGTGCTCGAATATAAAACCCAGGTGAAGGATCCGACTTCTTTCCAAGACGAACTGGTCGAGACGACGCTGAGTGCTCAGGAGAAGAAGCTGACAAAACAGCTCATCGATGCTCTGGCGAAAAAGAAGTTCGATCCGTCCGAGTACAAAGACCTCTACACCGAGCGGCTCACGCAGTTGATCGAAGCTCGGGTTCAGGGCGAAGAACTCGTCACGGCTCCGGCTGAGGAAGAGCCGCAGGTTATCAACCTGATGGAAGCCCTGAAGCAGAGCGTGAAAGATGCCGGCGGGAAGACCGCCAAACCGAGCCGACGCCGGGCGGCCAGCTCAAAATCAACGCGGGCCTCTTCGTCTCGCAAGAGCACAAAGAAGAAGTCCGGCTGA